The Bacillota bacterium genomic interval CAGCGGTGAAGCCCAGGCCGCTGTCACTTTGCATTATAATTTCCCCCTGGGCGTGGCCACTGTTGGCCGGGTATTGACCCCTGCCCGGGGCAAGTCGATGCTTCTTGCCACCACCACCGGCACCGCCGCTGCCGACCGGGTTCAGGCCATGGTTCTGAATGCCATTGGCGGCATTGCCGTGGCCAAATCCCTGGGCATTGCACGGCCCACCTTAGGGATTCTCAATGTGGACGGCGCTCGGCAGGTTGAGCGAACTCTTCGCAGCTTGCAAGAGGCGGGCTATGAGTTTAACTTCAGCGAGTCGGTGCGCAGCGATGGCGGCGCGGTGCTCCGGGGCAACGACCTCCTTACCGCCAGCGCCGATGTGGTTGTCTGCGATACCCTCACCGGCAACTTGCTGATGAAGATGTTCTCTGCCTTTACCAGCGGCGGCGCCTACGAAACCCAGGGCTGGGGTTATGGTCCCGGGGTCGGCAAGGGCTTTGGCAAGGTGATTAACATCATCTCCCGGGCCTCGGGCGCACCGGTTGTGGCCGGCGCCATTGCCTACGCAGCCCAATGCGCCCAGGGCAAGCTGGCGGAGCGGACGGCCGCCGAGTTCGACGCTGCCGGCAAAGCCGGCCTGGAGCAGCTATTGGCGGCATCGGCAAAGCCTGCAGCTGCGACAGAAGAGGTTACGCCTCCGGCGAAAAAGCCGGTAACAGCTGATATTACCGGTATCGATATCTTAGAGCTGGAGGATGCCGTTAAGGCCCTCTGGCGGGATAAAATCTATGCCGAGACCGGCATGGGCTGCGCCGGCCCGGTAATCATGATTGCCCCCGAAGATGACTCCCAGGCAAGAGCAATCCTGCAAAACCAGGGCTATCTGTAAGTTAATCAATAAGTCCGGTCCCCGTTTGGACGGTGGCCGGACTTTCTAGTCCCTCCCTCTTTTTTTGCGTAAAACCTGTCGTTTTTTGGTGGTCAGTGATTTCGACATAATTTCCCGGGAAATGACATCCCGACAACCAGTCGCGAATAATGTTGATAAACAGACCGAGCGCAGA includes:
- a CDS encoding glycine reductase → MTNETRMEAGKLFNQLADALETGKFGGSARVVLTTVGSELGPEELVRGAELAAQQSDLQVVLVGPKVDTELELIETECEAEAHKIMESLLASGEAQAAVTLHYNFPLGVATVGRVLTPARGKSMLLATTTGTAAADRVQAMVLNAIGGIAVAKSLGIARPTLGILNVDGARQVERTLRSLQEAGYEFNFSESVRSDGGAVLRGNDLLTASADVVVCDTLTGNLLMKMFSAFTSGGAYETQGWGYGPGVGKGFGKVINIISRASGAPVVAGAIAYAAQCAQGKLAERTAAEFDAAGKAGLEQLLAASAKPAAATEEVTPPAKKPVTADITGIDILELEDAVKALWRDKIYAETGMGCAGPVIMIAPEDDSQARAILQNQGYL